The Terracoccus luteus genome includes a region encoding these proteins:
- a CDS encoding NADH-quinone oxidoreductase subunit M encodes MSSVPWLTILGVIPLVGSLLVAFVPGSALMAKRLALGVSLLTLVVGVVAALQFDRGSSAQFQLGEQYSWIPQFGVSYALGVDGIALVLILMSLVLTPICLLAAWRDLPEDDAADERRVKTYFALLLLLETFMVGVFAATDVFLFYVFFEAMLIPVYFLIGRFGGARRQYAAMKFLLFSLAGGLVMLVAVIALYIQGPGGTDGFLVERLTGLSIDPTTERLMFVGFFIAFAIKAPMVPFHTWLPDAATESSPATATLLVGVLDKVGTFGMIRFCLQLFPEASHWATPVVVVLAVVSVLYGALLAIGQTDMMRLIAYTSVSHFGFIVLGIFAFTTTGGAGSTLYMVNHGFSTAALFLFAAMVVRRGGSKRIPDYGGWQRVTPGLAGIFLVAGLSALSLPGLSTFVSEFLVLVGSFPTRPAAAVIATAGIILAALYVLLMYKRVMTGPKPESLAADGVTVDDAWRKSSGGVRGFELPSGRRIVDLTTREKLVAAPLIAAFLVLGFFPNLALNAINPAVDKSMSHVQNTPAAGNAAEGSTR; translated from the coding sequence ATGTCCAGCGTGCCGTGGCTGACCATCCTCGGTGTCATCCCCCTCGTGGGGTCGCTGCTGGTCGCCTTCGTCCCCGGCTCGGCCCTCATGGCCAAGCGGCTCGCGCTCGGCGTCTCCCTGCTGACCCTCGTGGTCGGCGTCGTGGCCGCGCTGCAGTTCGACCGCGGCTCGAGCGCCCAGTTCCAGCTGGGGGAGCAGTACTCGTGGATCCCGCAGTTCGGGGTCAGCTACGCCCTGGGCGTCGACGGCATCGCGCTCGTGCTCATCCTCATGTCGCTCGTGCTCACGCCGATCTGCCTCCTCGCGGCGTGGCGTGACCTGCCCGAGGACGACGCGGCCGACGAGCGTCGGGTCAAGACGTACTTCGCGCTCCTGCTGCTGCTCGAGACGTTCATGGTCGGGGTGTTCGCCGCCACCGACGTGTTCCTCTTCTACGTCTTCTTCGAGGCCATGCTCATCCCGGTGTACTTCCTCATCGGGCGCTTCGGTGGTGCCCGTCGGCAGTACGCGGCGATGAAGTTCCTCCTCTTCTCGCTCGCCGGTGGGCTCGTCATGCTCGTCGCCGTCATCGCCCTCTACATCCAGGGCCCCGGCGGCACCGACGGATTCCTCGTCGAGCGCCTCACCGGCCTGTCGATCGACCCGACGACCGAGCGCCTCATGTTCGTCGGCTTCTTCATCGCCTTCGCCATCAAGGCGCCGATGGTGCCCTTCCACACGTGGCTTCCGGATGCCGCGACGGAGTCCTCCCCGGCGACGGCCACCCTGCTCGTCGGCGTCCTCGACAAGGTCGGCACCTTCGGGATGATCCGCTTCTGCCTCCAGCTCTTCCCGGAGGCGAGCCACTGGGCCACGCCCGTCGTCGTCGTGCTCGCCGTCGTGTCGGTGCTCTACGGAGCCCTGCTCGCCATCGGCCAGACCGACATGATGCGGCTCATCGCCTACACGTCGGTCAGCCACTTCGGCTTCATCGTGCTCGGCATCTTCGCCTTCACGACGACCGGAGGAGCCGGCTCGACGCTCTACATGGTCAACCACGGGTTCTCGACCGCCGCGCTGTTCCTCTTCGCCGCCATGGTCGTGCGCCGCGGCGGCAGCAAGCGCATCCCCGACTACGGCGGCTGGCAGCGGGTCACCCCGGGGCTGGCGGGCATCTTCCTCGTCGCCGGCCTGTCGGCCCTGTCGCTCCCGGGCCTGTCGACCTTCGTGTCGGAGTTCCTCGTCCTCGTCGGCAGCTTCCCGACCCGCCCGGCGGCCGCCGTCATCGCGACGGCCGGCATCATCCTCGCCGCGCTCTACGTGCTGCTCATGTACAAGCGGGTCATGACCGGCCCGAAGCCCGAGTCGCTCGCCGCCGACGGCGTGACCGTCGACGACGCCTGGCGCAAGTCCTCGGGCGGCGTACGCGGCTTCGAGCTGCCGTCCGGCCGACGCATCGTCGACCTGACGACCCGCGAGAAGCTCGTCGCGGCCCCCCTCATCGCGGCGTTCCTCGTGCTCGGGTTCTTCCCGAACCTCGCGCTCAACGCCATCAACCCGGCCGTCGACAAGTCGATGTCGCACGTCCAGAACACCCCCGCCGCCGGCAACGCGGCTGAAGGGAGCACGAGGTGA
- the nuoL gene encoding NADH-quinone oxidoreductase subunit L: MTSLVQTLATAPSSVGAHAAHAARAAADGEVAAATGATSLAWLLVVLPLVGAAVLLLGGRRTDRFGPVLATALSWGAFVVGAVVFLAMLGRDGEQRAQHVQLFDWVTAGTFKLSAGLLVDQLSLVFVLLITFVGSLIHVYSLGYMEHDPDKRRFFAYLNLFVAAMLLLVLADSYLLLYVGWEGVGLASYLLIGFWNWNPAYASAANKAFVANRVGDLGLSIALFIMFFQFGGVDFTTVFAGAEAVNGVNQGFMTAIGLMLLLGACGKSAQFPLQSWLGDAMAGPTPVSALIHAATMVTAGVYLVVRSAPIFTATPNAQLVVVIVGAITLVFGAIVGCAKDDLKKALAASTMSQIGYMMLAAGLGPVGAAFAIFHLLTHGFFKAGMFLGAGSVMHGMNDQVDMRRFGGLSAVMKITWVTFGLGYLAIIGFPLLSGFWSKDKIIEAAFIGEGWRPWVFGLTAMLAAGVTAFYMSRLFFMTFHGKRRWTDDNKHPHESGMLMLVPMMVLAVGSALLGLVLGPTGAFTSWLEPVTGAEPEGVHPVLPIPVITVATLVLVAAGAGLAFLRYVREDVPVAQPAGSLATQVARRDLYQDAVNEALLMRPGIHLTRSLVFLDGKGIDGAAGGLAALVGGTSSRLRRLQNGFARSYALTMLAGVVAILGALWVMS; the protein is encoded by the coding sequence ATGACATCACTCGTCCAGACGCTCGCGACCGCGCCGAGCAGCGTCGGTGCGCACGCCGCCCACGCCGCCCGGGCCGCGGCCGACGGTGAGGTGGCCGCCGCGACCGGCGCCACCTCGCTCGCGTGGCTGCTCGTGGTGCTGCCGCTCGTCGGCGCCGCCGTGCTGCTGCTCGGCGGCCGGCGCACCGACCGCTTCGGCCCCGTGCTCGCCACCGCCCTGTCGTGGGGCGCCTTCGTCGTCGGCGCCGTCGTCTTCCTCGCCATGCTCGGGCGCGACGGCGAGCAGCGGGCCCAGCACGTGCAGCTCTTCGACTGGGTCACCGCCGGCACCTTCAAGCTGAGCGCGGGCCTGCTCGTCGACCAGCTCTCGCTCGTCTTCGTGCTGCTCATCACCTTCGTCGGCTCGCTCATCCACGTGTACTCGCTCGGGTACATGGAGCACGACCCCGACAAGCGACGCTTCTTCGCCTACCTCAACCTCTTCGTCGCGGCGATGCTCCTGCTCGTCCTGGCGGACAGCTACCTGCTGCTCTACGTCGGCTGGGAGGGCGTCGGCCTCGCGAGCTACCTGCTCATCGGGTTCTGGAACTGGAACCCGGCCTACGCGAGCGCCGCGAACAAGGCGTTCGTCGCGAACCGCGTCGGTGACCTCGGGCTGTCGATCGCCCTGTTCATCATGTTCTTCCAGTTCGGCGGGGTCGACTTCACGACCGTCTTCGCCGGGGCGGAGGCTGTCAACGGCGTCAACCAGGGCTTCATGACCGCCATCGGCCTCATGCTCCTGCTCGGGGCCTGCGGCAAGTCGGCGCAGTTCCCGCTGCAGAGCTGGCTCGGTGACGCCATGGCCGGCCCGACCCCCGTGTCGGCGCTCATCCACGCCGCGACCATGGTCACCGCGGGCGTCTACCTCGTCGTGCGCTCGGCCCCGATCTTCACGGCCACGCCGAACGCGCAGCTCGTCGTCGTCATCGTCGGTGCGATCACCCTCGTCTTCGGTGCCATCGTCGGCTGCGCCAAGGACGACCTGAAGAAGGCCCTCGCCGCGTCGACGATGAGCCAGATCGGCTACATGATGCTCGCCGCCGGGCTCGGCCCGGTCGGTGCCGCCTTCGCGATCTTCCACCTGCTGACGCACGGCTTCTTCAAGGCCGGCATGTTCCTCGGTGCCGGCTCGGTCATGCACGGCATGAACGACCAGGTCGACATGCGCCGCTTCGGCGGCCTCTCGGCGGTCATGAAGATCACGTGGGTCACGTTCGGCCTCGGCTACCTCGCCATCATCGGCTTCCCGCTGCTGTCCGGCTTCTGGAGCAAGGACAAGATCATCGAGGCCGCGTTCATCGGCGAGGGCTGGCGGCCGTGGGTCTTCGGCCTCACCGCGATGCTGGCCGCCGGCGTCACCGCCTTCTACATGTCGCGCTTGTTCTTCATGACCTTCCACGGCAAGCGCCGCTGGACCGACGACAACAAGCACCCGCACGAGTCGGGCATGCTCATGCTCGTCCCGATGATGGTCCTGGCCGTCGGCTCCGCCCTGCTCGGCCTCGTGCTCGGCCCGACCGGGGCCTTCACCTCATGGCTCGAGCCGGTCACCGGCGCCGAGCCGGAGGGGGTGCACCCGGTGCTGCCGATCCCGGTCATCACCGTCGCCACCCTCGTGCTCGTCGCCGCCGGGGCGGGTCTGGCCTTCCTGCGCTACGTCCGCGAGGACGTCCCCGTCGCGCAGCCCGCCGGCAGCCTCGCCACGCAGGTCGCCCGCCGTGACCTCTACCAGGACGCCGTCAACGAGGCGCTGCTCATGCGCCCCGGCATCCACCTGACCCGTTCGCTCGTCTTCCTCGACGGCAAGGGGATCGACGGCGCCGCCGGCGGTCTCGCCGCCCTCGTCGGGGGCACGTCGTCGCGCCTGCGCCGGCTGCAGAACGGTTTCGCTCGCTCGTACGCCCTGACGATGCTCGCCGGTGTCGTCGCCATTCTCGGAGCCCTGTGGGTGATGTCCTGA
- the nuoK gene encoding NADH-quinone oxidoreductase subunit NuoK, which produces MSPMNYVYLSVLLFAVGAATVLLRRNAIIVFMGVELMLNGTNLALVTFSRMYGQLDGQVMALFVMVVAAAEVVVGLAIIMAIFRARRSASVDDANLLKL; this is translated from the coding sequence ATGAGCCCGATGAACTACGTCTACCTCTCGGTGCTGCTGTTCGCCGTCGGCGCCGCCACGGTGCTGCTGCGACGCAACGCGATCATCGTCTTCATGGGCGTCGAGCTCATGCTCAACGGCACGAACCTCGCCCTCGTCACCTTCTCGCGCATGTACGGCCAGCTCGACGGCCAGGTCATGGCCCTCTTCGTCATGGTCGTGGCCGCCGCCGAGGTCGTCGTCGGGCTCGCGATCATCATGGCCATCTTCCGTGCCCGCAGGTCGGCCTCGGTCGACGACGCCAACCTGCTGAAGCTGTAA
- a CDS encoding NADH-quinone oxidoreductase subunit J, with amino-acid sequence MTSTAEAVGFWIMAPLAFVASLGLLFARKAVHAALAMALVMVLLGVMYIMQKADFLGIVQVFVYTGAVMMLFLFVLMLVGVDSSDSIVETIKGQRWASLVLVLGLAGVLLSTIGSAVFDESTVQTGLDKVVTTNRETGNITGLAELIFGQYVWVFEVTSALLITAALGAMVLAHRERLSPKVTQAQWAARRVRENANVAGLPAPGVYARHNAVDTPALLPDGTPSDLSVSRVLVARDQVATADGYRDVERHLDREIEEGSER; translated from the coding sequence GTGACATCGACCGCGGAAGCCGTCGGCTTCTGGATCATGGCCCCGCTCGCGTTCGTCGCGTCGCTGGGGCTCTTGTTCGCCCGCAAGGCCGTGCACGCCGCCCTCGCCATGGCCCTCGTCATGGTGCTGCTCGGCGTCATGTACATCATGCAGAAGGCCGACTTCCTCGGCATCGTGCAGGTGTTCGTCTACACCGGCGCCGTCATGATGCTCTTCCTCTTCGTGCTCATGCTCGTCGGCGTCGACAGCAGCGACTCGATCGTCGAGACGATCAAGGGGCAGCGCTGGGCCTCGCTCGTGCTCGTCCTCGGCCTCGCCGGGGTGCTGCTCTCGACCATCGGCTCGGCCGTCTTCGACGAGTCGACCGTGCAGACGGGCCTCGACAAGGTCGTGACGACCAACCGCGAGACGGGCAACATCACCGGTCTGGCCGAGCTGATCTTCGGCCAGTACGTGTGGGTCTTCGAGGTCACCTCGGCCCTGCTCATCACCGCCGCCCTCGGCGCGATGGTGCTCGCCCACCGCGAGCGCCTCTCGCCGAAGGTCACGCAAGCACAGTGGGCCGCCCGCCGCGTGCGCGAGAACGCCAACGTCGCCGGCCTGCCCGCGCCCGGTGTCTACGCGCGCCACAACGCGGTCGACACCCCGGCCCTGCTGCCCGACGGCACGCCGAGCGACCTGTCGGTCTCGCGCGTGCTCGTGGCCCGTGACCAGGTCGCGACGGCCGACGGCTACCGCGACGTCGAGCGTCACCTTGACCGCGAGATCGAGGAGGGGAGCGAGCGATGA
- the nuoI gene encoding NADH-quinone oxidoreductase subunit NuoI: protein MADDTAGRPGKDVQRGSSGDGRASDRTPGLFDAVAGFGVSFSTMFRKVATEEYPEKPRPTAPRFHGRHQLNRHPDGLEKCVGCELCAWACPADAILVEGADNDDSPGGAGRFSPGERYGRVYQINYLRCIFCGLCIEACPTRALTMTNFYELADNDRSKLIFTKDQLLAPLQGGMLPPPFPMADGMEERDYYQGKVSGATTAQEAYVDARDSAGDPDDGGASDGDAEAPGNVGARVPGQHDVGHTLHPTAAETREGANP from the coding sequence ATGGCTGACGACACCGCCGGCAGGCCCGGCAAGGACGTCCAGCGCGGCAGCAGCGGTGACGGCAGGGCGTCGGACCGGACGCCCGGGCTCTTCGACGCGGTCGCCGGGTTCGGCGTCTCGTTCTCGACGATGTTCCGCAAGGTCGCCACCGAGGAGTACCCCGAGAAGCCGCGCCCCACGGCGCCGCGCTTCCACGGACGCCACCAGCTGAACCGGCATCCGGACGGGCTCGAGAAGTGCGTCGGCTGCGAGCTGTGCGCGTGGGCCTGCCCGGCCGACGCGATCCTCGTCGAGGGCGCCGACAACGACGACTCGCCGGGTGGCGCGGGGCGCTTCAGCCCCGGTGAGCGCTACGGCCGCGTCTACCAGATCAACTACCTGCGCTGCATCTTCTGCGGGCTGTGCATCGAGGCCTGCCCGACGCGCGCCCTGACGATGACGAACTTCTACGAGCTGGCCGACAACGACCGCAGCAAGCTCATCTTCACCAAGGACCAGCTGCTCGCGCCGCTGCAGGGCGGCATGCTGCCCCCGCCGTTCCCCATGGCCGACGGCATGGAGGAGCGCGACTACTACCAGGGCAAGGTCTCCGGGGCGACGACGGCCCAGGAGGCCTACGTCGACGCGCGCGACAGCGCCGGTGACCCCGACGACGGCGGGGCGTCCGACGGTGACGCCGAGGCACCCGGTAACGTCGGCGCGCGCGTCCCGGGCCAGCACGACGTGGGCCACACGCTGCACCCGACCGCCGCCGAGACCAGGGAAGGGGCCAACCCGTGA
- the nuoH gene encoding NADH-quinone oxidoreductase subunit NuoH, with protein sequence MSLLTLAAAVPAALPAADNPTADFSDTPWWLALLKAVVVFVYLLVSTLLVIWFERRVIGRMQQRPGPNRNGPFGLLQTLADGAKSMLKEDITPAKADKFIYTLAPLITATMAFVAFSIIPLGGTVTIFGHTTPLQVTDVPVAVLLVLAVASVGVYGVVLAGWSSGSTYPLLGGLRSTAQVISYEIAMGLSLVAIFLYSGSMSTSQIVSSQSSLWYILPAFFSFAVYVITMVGETNRLPFDLAEGEGELTGGFHTEYSSMRFAMFFLGEYVNMFTVSALATTMFLGGPAAPPIVSLINDNMFDGGWWGLIWFTLKMWSFIFVFVWLRGSLPRVRYDQFMRFGWKFLIPITLAWVVAVAFIRGAQLGFLGSTTITVAGRDLSLATLTIVGVVAVIALAAAWIWDDRRAARLAAAEEPPPEEVDPFAGGYPVPPLPGQRLVEPGPMIGSGTGDDREPVLSGSGSGGSRPTTRSTGGGTTVVKEDDHG encoded by the coding sequence ATGAGCCTGCTCACGCTGGCGGCGGCGGTGCCCGCCGCCCTGCCCGCCGCCGACAACCCGACGGCCGACTTCAGCGACACCCCGTGGTGGCTCGCGCTGCTCAAGGCCGTCGTCGTCTTCGTCTACCTGCTCGTCTCGACGCTGCTCGTCATCTGGTTCGAGCGCCGCGTCATCGGACGCATGCAGCAGCGACCGGGCCCGAACCGCAACGGCCCCTTCGGCCTCCTGCAGACGCTCGCCGACGGTGCGAAGTCGATGCTCAAGGAGGACATCACCCCGGCCAAGGCCGACAAGTTCATCTACACGCTGGCGCCGCTCATCACCGCCACGATGGCCTTCGTCGCCTTCTCGATCATCCCGCTCGGCGGGACGGTCACGATCTTCGGCCACACGACGCCGCTGCAGGTCACCGACGTCCCCGTCGCCGTGCTGCTCGTGCTCGCCGTGGCGTCGGTCGGCGTCTACGGCGTCGTGCTCGCCGGCTGGAGCTCGGGCTCGACCTACCCGCTGCTCGGCGGGCTGCGCTCGACCGCGCAGGTCATCAGCTACGAGATCGCCATGGGCCTCTCGCTCGTCGCGATCTTCCTCTACAGCGGCTCGATGTCGACCTCGCAGATCGTCAGCTCCCAGAGCTCGCTCTGGTACATCCTGCCGGCCTTCTTCTCCTTCGCCGTCTACGTCATCACCATGGTCGGCGAGACCAACCGCCTGCCGTTCGACCTCGCCGAGGGTGAGGGCGAGCTCACCGGTGGCTTCCACACCGAGTACAGCTCGATGCGCTTCGCCATGTTCTTCCTCGGCGAGTACGTCAACATGTTCACCGTCTCGGCGCTGGCCACGACGATGTTCCTCGGCGGTCCGGCGGCGCCCCCGATCGTGTCGCTCATCAACGACAACATGTTCGACGGCGGCTGGTGGGGCCTGATCTGGTTCACGCTCAAGATGTGGAGCTTCATCTTCGTCTTCGTGTGGCTGCGCGGGTCGCTGCCGCGCGTGCGCTACGACCAGTTCATGCGCTTCGGCTGGAAGTTCCTCATCCCGATCACGCTCGCCTGGGTCGTGGCCGTCGCCTTCATCCGCGGCGCCCAGCTCGGCTTCCTCGGCAGCACGACGATCACCGTGGCCGGCCGCGACCTCAGCCTCGCCACCCTCACCATCGTCGGCGTCGTGGCCGTCATCGCCCTCGCGGCCGCGTGGATCTGGGACGACCGCCGCGCGGCCAGGCTCGCCGCCGCCGAGGAGCCCCCGCCGGAGGAGGTCGACCCGTTCGCGGGCGGCTACCCGGTCCCGCCGCTGCCCGGCCAGCGCCTCGTCGAGCCCGGCCCGATGATCGGCTCCGGCACCGGCGACGACCGAGAGCCGGTGCTGTCCGGCTCCGGCTCGGGCGGCTCCCGCCCGACCACCCGTTCGACCGGCGGTGGCACCACCGTCGTCAAGGAGGATGACCATGGCTGA
- a CDS encoding NADH-quinone oxidoreductase subunit G, producing MTVTTSPSAGGNAVDSGGDATPPKKADDVTLTIDGVEVSVPKGTLVIRAAETVGIEIPRFCDHPLLDPVGACRQCLVDVAMPDREGNVRPMPKPQASCTMAVSPGMVVNTQQTSKVAEKAQHGVMELLLINHPLDCPVCDKGGECPLQNQAMSSGRSVSRFEDVKRTYPKPVNISSQVLLDRERCVLCARCTRFSDQIAGDPFIALVERGALQQIGIYEDKPFESYFSGNTVQICPVGALTGAAYRFRSRPFDLVSTPSVCEHCASGCATRTDHRRGVVLRRLAALDPEVNEEWNCDKGRWAFTYATQPDRITLPMVRDTKGGELRVVGWPEALEFAAAGLARSRGAGVLVGGRVSSEDAYAYGKFARVVLGTNDVDFRSRPHSVEEVDFLAEHVVGTGPDGGSVTYTDLEHAPAVVLVGLEPEDESPIVFLRLRKAWRHNKTKVFSVGAVPTRGLEKTGGRLVPAVPGHEADVLRDLGSSDAGRLAREALGQGAVVLVGERLATSPGALRAAAELATSTGARLAWVPRRAGERGALEVGALGSLLPGGRPVADRAARGEVAGVWEVEHLPDTPARDTEGILVAVPRGEIDALVVGGVDPADIGSEHARTALEQAFVVSLELRESPVTELADVVLPVAAHAEKGGSFVDWEGRVRTFEQALDSNAVSDHRALDMLAAEMGFFLETRTRREIHAQLEALGAWEGEHHVTIDEATVRAATTGEGEGRFVLATWATLLDAGRMQDGEPFLAGTAPAPVARLSATSASALAVADGDLVTVSGPRGAATLPVAVTEGMLDGVVWLPTNARGCAVRTGLGADSGHHVTVTKGGAA from the coding sequence ATGACCGTGACCACCTCACCCAGCGCCGGCGGCAACGCCGTCGACTCGGGTGGCGACGCCACGCCGCCGAAGAAGGCCGACGACGTCACGCTGACGATCGACGGCGTCGAGGTGAGCGTGCCCAAGGGCACGCTCGTCATCCGCGCCGCCGAGACCGTCGGGATCGAGATCCCGCGCTTCTGCGACCACCCGCTGCTCGACCCGGTCGGCGCGTGCCGCCAGTGCCTCGTCGACGTCGCCATGCCCGACCGCGAGGGCAACGTGCGTCCCATGCCGAAGCCGCAGGCCTCGTGCACGATGGCGGTCAGCCCCGGCATGGTCGTCAACACGCAGCAGACCTCGAAGGTGGCCGAGAAGGCCCAGCACGGCGTCATGGAGCTGCTGCTCATCAACCACCCGCTCGACTGCCCGGTCTGCGACAAGGGCGGCGAGTGCCCCCTGCAGAACCAGGCCATGAGCAGCGGTCGGTCGGTGTCGCGCTTCGAGGACGTCAAGCGCACCTACCCCAAGCCGGTCAACATCAGCTCGCAGGTGCTGCTCGACCGTGAGCGCTGCGTGCTCTGCGCCCGCTGCACCCGGTTCAGCGACCAGATCGCCGGCGACCCCTTCATCGCCCTCGTCGAGCGTGGTGCGCTGCAGCAGATCGGCATCTACGAGGACAAGCCGTTCGAGAGCTACTTCTCGGGCAACACGGTGCAGATCTGCCCGGTCGGCGCGCTCACCGGCGCGGCCTACCGCTTCCGCTCGCGCCCGTTCGACCTCGTGTCGACCCCGTCGGTGTGCGAGCACTGTGCGAGCGGCTGCGCCACCCGCACCGACCACCGCCGCGGCGTCGTGCTGCGTCGCCTCGCCGCCCTCGACCCCGAGGTCAACGAGGAGTGGAACTGCGACAAGGGCCGGTGGGCCTTCACCTACGCCACCCAGCCCGACCGCATCACCCTGCCGATGGTGCGCGACACCAAGGGTGGCGAGCTGCGCGTCGTCGGCTGGCCCGAGGCGCTCGAGTTCGCCGCCGCCGGCCTCGCCCGCTCGCGCGGCGCCGGCGTGCTCGTCGGCGGTCGCGTGTCGAGCGAGGACGCCTACGCCTACGGCAAGTTCGCCCGCGTCGTGCTCGGCACGAACGACGTCGACTTCCGCTCGCGCCCGCACTCGGTCGAGGAGGTCGACTTCCTCGCCGAGCACGTCGTCGGCACCGGCCCCGATGGGGGCTCGGTCACGTACACCGACCTCGAGCACGCGCCGGCCGTCGTGCTCGTCGGCCTCGAGCCCGAGGACGAGAGCCCGATCGTGTTCCTGCGCCTGCGCAAGGCGTGGCGTCACAACAAGACCAAGGTGTTCTCCGTGGGCGCCGTGCCCACCCGCGGCCTCGAGAAGACGGGCGGCAGGCTCGTGCCCGCCGTCCCCGGGCACGAGGCCGACGTGCTGCGTGACCTCGGTTCGTCGGATGCCGGTCGGCTGGCTCGCGAGGCCCTCGGCCAGGGTGCGGTCGTGCTCGTCGGCGAGCGCCTCGCCACCTCGCCCGGGGCCCTGCGCGCCGCGGCGGAGCTCGCGACCTCGACCGGGGCACGCCTCGCGTGGGTGCCGCGTCGGGCGGGGGAGCGCGGGGCCCTCGAGGTCGGCGCGCTCGGCTCGCTGCTGCCCGGCGGCCGTCCCGTCGCCGACCGTGCCGCCCGCGGTGAGGTCGCCGGCGTGTGGGAGGTCGAGCACCTGCCCGACACCCCGGCCCGCGACACCGAGGGCATCCTCGTCGCGGTCCCGCGGGGCGAGATCGACGCGCTCGTCGTCGGTGGCGTCGACCCGGCCGACATCGGCTCGGAGCACGCCCGCACGGCCCTCGAGCAGGCGTTCGTCGTCTCGCTCGAGCTGCGTGAGTCGCCGGTCACCGAGCTGGCCGACGTCGTGCTGCCCGTCGCGGCCCACGCCGAGAAGGGCGGCTCGTTCGTCGACTGGGAGGGGCGCGTGCGCACCTTCGAGCAGGCGCTCGACAGCAACGCCGTCAGCGACCACCGGGCGCTCGACATGCTCGCCGCCGAGATGGGCTTCTTCCTCGAGACGCGCACGCGCCGCGAGATCCACGCCCAGCTCGAGGCGCTCGGCGCCTGGGAGGGCGAGCACCACGTGACCATCGACGAGGCCACGGTCCGGGCGGCGACCACCGGCGAGGGGGAGGGGCGGTTCGTCCTCGCCACCTGGGCCACGCTGCTCGACGCCGGCCGCATGCAGGACGGCGAGCCGTTCCTCGCCGGCACCGCCCCCGCGCCCGTCGCACGCCTCTCGGCCACGTCGGCATCCGCCCTCGCGGTCGCCGACGGCGACCTCGTCACCGTCAGCGGACCCCGCGGCGCGGCCACGCTGCCCGTCGCCGTCACCGAGGGCATGCTCGACGGTGTCGTGTGGCTGCCCACGAACGCCCGCGGGTGCGCCGTGCGCACCGGCCTCGGCGCCGACTCCGGTCACCACGTGACCGTCACCAAGGGAGGGGCCGCATGA